Genomic segment of Populus nigra chromosome 6, ddPopNigr1.1, whole genome shotgun sequence:
TAATAACCTCCGAATACTATAAAAACAGTCATAAGAGAGGGTCCGACAGCCATTGCTGCTTCAGTGGTTGGAACCATAGCTCCCACAGTCAGACCCATTGCAGATGCAGCAAATGACTCTGCTGTCACGATTCCACAGAATTTTCCAAACCTGGAATGCACCAGTCCAAATTCAGTAACTTCAAGCATTGTGACTGCAATAAATATAGCATTTCCAAACCTAAACAAGGTTTTCTCCGTGTTTTATTTCCACTGACTAGGGATTGTTCTTCTCCGAAGAACAGCTCATCtgggttcttttcttttcagttttatatgcatgcatgtcaGCCAGTTACTTCAATACTACAAAAACTTTTACAAATTTCAGTTACTGATCCATGTACTTTCTGAATCTGTATAAATTTAATTGCATTCATTCAATATACAAATTGCAGAAACCCAGGTGGTGTCAGAAATCAAAATGGTAAAATATGGAAGCACACCTTGAAAAGGTAGGGTGAAGACGAGACATGGGATACAGTACAGCACCAAACATTAATGGAAATGCTGCTCCAACAGGAATCTCAGCTATCAATTTGGAAAGTAGATAGGGTCCTAATGCATAAGAGCCCTTAGCGCGCTCTCTATCTACAATTGCACGTTCTTTTGGAAACACACCCACTGTTTTTGTGAGAGCAGCCATTGCCGTGTTTATTGCTGCAACCTGGGAAAGACCAATTGTCATGcacagaatttttttaaaaaatatcttaaaacagTTGGGATTTtcattgaatttcaaaattGCCACCACGCTGATCAGCTAATCTGGGAGCTTATTATTAATGATCATGTTGTGTCCGTGCATCAAAGGGCATCCAAGCTAAAACATCTGTTCTAAAATTTTGACCTATCTGAATTAACTAGTTGGGTGCCAATGGTATCTTTTACTGGTTGTGCCCGCCTAATACATGTTAAATGTAAGGTAGCTTCAGCTCCCTGCACTCCACGTGAACCATGTCTATctcttttctgttttatttatttattattatgtttatgaATGGCAGTAATTTGGGACATAAGTGATCAGGAAATTCATATCTGAACTCATAACGAACATTAAAAGGTCTTCCATTACCTTAACTGGTCATAGTTAAGATGCAGTCTAGGATAGTGCATGACAGACTACAGCTATCACATAAGCttacaagaaaaggaaaaaaaagaactcaGGTCATAGATTCATAGCTGGTGGATTAGAAGATTGCAAGCCAGGCCTTGAGTGTATGTCATCAATCAAGCTGGCAGTTTTTTAGTGACATAGGTTTGTATTCTTAGCAAGGAAACTGAACGTGAATGTGGCAGAAATCGTAAAAGTGGGAAACAATGCAGAAGATGCAGAATACAGGTCAGTAGCAGAAAGCATATATATTGGCACTAACAAATTAGGTTGGAGTCAAGATCATGACCCAGGTCCTTTGGTCAATCACTGGTGAAAATAATCAGCGCAGTTAATGAATAGCTGATACTTTCAAACTAGAATCTTGTGTCACATATTCaagcaaatataaaaaacacgTAGAAATTAAAACCACTATTTGACAACACGAAAGAACCAAAATCTGCACATTTTCagttattttatgatgtttgagATCTTCCAATTCTATTCTGTATTGATCCTTAAAAAGAGCATGGATTTGAAGGAGGAAAAAATAAGGTAACATACCTGAAGCAATCCCATCCTATCTTGTATTGATGTTTGAGATTTTCCCATTCTCCAAAAAACCGATCCAAATATTATAGCTGATGCAATTGACATTTTTGCCCGAACTTTATTTGTTGGCCCATCACGAGAAGCCTAGTCATAAAAGGTGCAATAAGGGAAAAGCAGGAGCTAGAATTACAATtatctgaaatttatttttccgtGAATTTGTCAATTAATACAATGCATATCTCTATGCCAGTCATCCCCTTCCTAGGGGTTTATTTTGTCATCTAGAATTGAGTAGAGATGATTTGCTATGTTCCATTTCTTAGTTTagttaattaaaatgaagaCGCTGGGATTGAAgacataaaaagcaaaataaagcaAAGTCATAATTCAAGTCCAAGTCAATGCAATCCAGCCCTTCCCTTTGAGAGGAACTTGTTTCAGGGGTTGGAGAATTGTCTGCACTAAACCAGGTCATGGTGAGAGACTAATGAAATGACTGTTTATTAATGGAGtgacaattaaaaaaccaaCCTGCATCCATGCACGTCTAAGGAGCAACCAGAATTCCCTCCACCAAGACCCTTTGCCTTTCCCCTTTACACCAGTTTTCCTGCTCAATTTCTTGGAGTCCTCCTTTCTGGTAAGTGGAGTTGCATAAAGAATTGTTGATGATTGTTGTGAAAACGATTCAACTAGACCATCTATCCTTTTCCGCGAAGAGTAGACACTTTCTGCAGAACTGTAGTCAATGGATATGAGATCAGCCAAAAATTCAGCAGGATTGACATGGTCTGGGCAAAGATACCTGTTGAAGGAATCAACAGACAATTCAGTAATTTTGGAAAACTGAGACAACAGCTCtacttttttaatgattaatcaaATGCACCGCCAACAACATATTTtcctcagagagagagagagagagagagatagtcAAGACAGTAAGCCAGAGCACAGATTAATATTTGTATAGGAGAAAGGAAAATACAGACCCAAAAAAACAGGAAACacaaaaacctaaataaaaaggaattgctctaaatgagaaagaaagaacTTAAAATCAAATGGACATTCTATCAAAAATCCAACTAACAGATAGTAGTTCCAGTTATTCAAAGTTGAAGCATATACATGACAAACATAAGCTCTCAATTATGAAATCACTAGTATTGCATTTAAAGAATAGTAAATGGCCATACACCATAGAAATGAGAGGCAAAATGTTCAACGTAAACAGTTATATATTTCTACTACCTTACCCAGTAAGTTGTCTTGTCATGCACAAATGTATTTAATTGAGTATGAAGTGCCATTACAATTCCGAAAGCATATTAGTTAACATAATATACACGGTCCCAGGTCAAAATGCAATTCACCAttgaaaatattagaaaaaaagtcattaaaaatcaaatctgtCTATAGTCTAAAAATGTAAAACAGCATTGCCAGAGGGCAAAAATTAGTTCCACTGGCAACACAAAAACATCACCTACTCCCCCTTTTTTCCTTCCATCCAGCTATTATTCTACATGTACTTTGGACCTCTATATCCATCCCAAGATAATTGTTTAAAGAGAATATAAATTGTTGAAGTTGAGAATAATGAGCAAAATCAACAGTAAGCAGCAGATatagaaatgagaaaaaagataGGAAAGCTAGGCTAATAACCCGAATTTTGAGAAATATGTCAGTGGCACATCATGTGCTGAGCCAGCATAGACAAGTGCACCCCCTGCTAGTAACACAATGTCATCAAATTTACCATACACTGAGCCTCTAGGCTGGTGTATGGAACAAATTACAGTATGTCCATCCTGCGCCAGTTGTCGGAGAGTTTCCATTACTTTCTCTGCCTGAAAAGCATCAAGCCCTGGAAACAACATGCATGACCTTGTTAAAATTGGAAAGAAGACTTACTTCAGCAGTGAACCATATGGGTTACATGATCAATAgtttatagatttttattttcacttcaaATTGATAGTCTTGCTAATACCTATCCAAGATTAAGGagtcaaataaaatctattcaTTGATGTTAGCACGACACAGCCCAAAAGTTGAGAAACCTTAGTTTCAAATACTATTGAGTTCACTCTGCATTACAAAATGCTGGGAATCAATGCAAAGCCAAATTCAGCACATTCAGATTCAGTAGAGCAGGTATTTATCCATATCTACCAGGTCAACCCTCACATTTGAAGAAGAATTTACTCCATCAGTATCATAGCATTGTTAAACACTGGTCTTAACTCTTAAACATGCCTTGTGCACAATGAATTTTAGTAAAACACAAGGTCATTTTGCCTCCCTGAAATGCAGTAATAGCAAAGTCGATGCACATGTATCCTGTGCATGCTGCATTATGATCGTATACATTAATCATATCAAAGCTTAATGCCTCCACAATTCAGATCAAATCCAGACTAGCAAAAGTTCAGGATGCAAGCAAGCAAGCACGCATACCTGTTGTAGGTTCATCAGAAAATATTACAGATGGGCTAGCAATGAGTTCGCATGCTAGTGACAAACGTTTCTTTTCACCGCCACTTATCCCACGAACTTTTGCATCACCAACATTGGTATCAGCACAGCTGGCCTTTGGAGAAAGAGAATAAAAGCAAATCCccagaaaagaaatcaaatcagaGAAAAAATGCATAATATAAATGATAAGTAAAGAATTGAAAGACAGATGATAGTTACATGACTTCATTGTATAAACCATTAATTGTTTGCGAAGTAGAAGGGACATTAGCTTGAAGTGTGAAAGTAAAAGTGAGGGAAACCCCTCTTGGCATCTAATTTTAGAAGTTAATAATATTGTGTCTGCAAAGGGGATCAATCAGTTTAATTTATGCATTTAAATTAAACTTCAGAAGAAGTTTTCCTTACCAAACCGAGCTTGAACAACAAATTATTCACGTATTCATCTCTCTCTTCTACCGAAGCTATCTCTGGAAGTTGAAGTTCAGCAGCAAGAGACAGTGTTTCCCGCACCGTAAGCTGCGAGAAAAAAAGATCTTCCTGTCTCACATAAGCAAGCCTGTAACAACAATTGACCTCATAAACACAATCGAAAGCTTATACATTGAGCTCAGAATCACAGGTCTACAACAAAGCACCATACTTGTAAGCTCTATTTGAACTAGGCCTCCCATTGACTTCCAAAAGACCTGACAAATGCAGTCGCGGTGATGCCATCAGCTGTCCTGCCAAAACATTGAGCAATGTTGTCTTTCCTGAACCTGATGGTCCCATTATTGCAAGCAATCTTCCAGGCTTTGCTTCTCCACTCACATTATTAAGCAGAAATCTCACCTATAAGTTAAATTTCAGTCAAGCATACAAGTGACCCAAAATTCCACGCTATATTTGATAAAGCAGGGAAATTAAATTAAGCAAGGATGAACATCACGTAGTtacagaaataataataataatcagcaCACGAGAGTGAATCATCTAGATTcgatcaattttctttttcttcattttctcaaCAACCAAACAGAACTTGAAAGAAACGTGAAACTCCCAGAGAGGGGAAATAAAATTCCCACTCACTGATTTGGAGGATTTATCAGAGAGCGAGCATGTGATGCTGCTCCACCGGATAGTAACCGGAAAAACTTTCCCGACATCTGGACTATCGTCGTCGGCTGCGTCGTTTTTTTCGTCGTCAGGAGACTCGTCCTCCGGCATCAGAGCGGGGCCGGGACCGGAAAACAGTCGGAGGAGGAGAGCGACTGCGGCAGCAGCCAGAAACTGGCCAGCACCGTTCCCACCCAAACTCACTAGCTGACCCGCCATTTTCCCGCCAAAACGCACCATCTCGCTCTCTTTGTGCTTCTCCTTGGAGCAGACTCCGTTGGAGCAGGGGACTAAAGATCAAGCTAAGCTACTGCTCTATTCTGTGACTATGATAGTGATCAAGGTCCGTAGATAGGATAAACGGCGACGTCTGGGGCAAAAAACTGCCGCTGCTGCTTTTGTAAGACTTGTCGTGGTAAAAAGGAAAACGGTGGTTCAGATTTGGCTGGGGTTCTAAGAACACGTGTCCAGTATGAGGATAAGGTAGATTGCTTCCTTCGGTGTGGACAAAGAGTTCACAGCAATGCGTAGGATTATCAGTTTatcatactaaaaaaaaaaaaaaagcgggaTGAGCTTAGGGGCATGGTTGGTTTTGTTATTATTAGCTGTTTATAGATGTGGTGattatttaaagtgttttttattttaatatgtgttaaaataaatttttttattttttaaaattatttttaatattagcatattaaaataatttataaatataaaaaaataattttttaaaaatattatttaaaattatgttcgCCTTGATGACATTAGactcaataaatattattagtgTAAACTTTTTCAGAAAGtctttcatgtaaatatataacTATAAcacatgaaataattttttaatacactTTTCAAAGTCCATggaaatgaaaattataaaaatgagattttatGAACAATGGGTTTGACAGTGATAAATATGCTGCGGGTCACCTGTTATGTCCAGGATAGACAATATATGTGTCTCCTATTATACCCAGctctgaatttatttattattgtgatgGTTGAAAATTAATGAGATGAGAtttttaagattgaaaaattattttttaatttattttcatcataaaaaaaataacaaatataatataatttttttaaaatcacctactaactttaaaatattttaaaattagccAAAAAAACCAGAATTATCCTAACTTAGAGAATCAAAACATAACTTGATCATCTTTTTGAAACATGTTTATAGGAAAAATCCATTAACAtcatcaaacttgattttttaaaaataattggacatcaatattttaaaataaaaaaaaatttatttaaaataaaaaattctaatttaaaaaaaacatgatttccaatgcattttcaaaagcaagaaaactgtttctccaaacaaaaaaaatggatagaAAGAAAAGATGGACCTTGCGGTCGTTATTCTCcgttttttaacattattatttcctagaaaaaataatcacaaaagaTCATCAAAATAAGGATTATTACTGGAAGATAAAAGAATCAAGGTGAAACAAATAAATTGTAGATCCTGTATAGGCTACATAATCTATTTATATATCAGAtgattataaaatatacaaagattaattatagataaaaattttaaatatttttaaggcttgtttgctggaaagtaatttttttttggaaagtaaattCTAGAAAAGTGAATTACTTTCttatatttggtagtgtaatgaaaaataagttagaaaatacttttcagtgtttggttatgtcatggaaaatgagctggaaaatgacttattaatattttatttttctaaagtttattaaaacaatgaggaataaatcttacaaattaaaagttgaatgagaatgaaattgaaaaaaaaatataatttcataaattatctcaaataaaataaataataatcaaattaatagagatcaaatttaaaaattttaaaaaattaaaataataataatcaacatttcataaattatttcaaataaaataagtaacaatcaaaataataaggatcaaatttgatatattaaaattttcaataaaaaatgataaggaaaaagcaaattgcaattataaaaataatgaccaaaattaatataaaaattaaattttaaaagatgaaattgaaaaataaatattcaaaagaatatatatagcaatcaaaagtttgagaatcaaatttaatataatcagcaaataatgacatttttaaatttttcacaactttcagaaaatgttttccacccaaatttttcaggaaaacacttttctgaaaaccaagctaaatttttcattgatcaatttttctaatggcaaataagtacaagaaagtttggaaagtgatttcctgtAAACCACTtttcagaaaacaaacacaaccaaaatgaaaaactcttttttgaaaatcaaattaaatttttctttgactgaaaaatattttctgttaatcaaaaaatattttttgttgaacaatttttctaataataaataaatacaaaaaaatttaaaaagcaatttttcaaaaaatatacatgaacTAAAACACTGTTCGTAATACAATTTCAATCTGCACTTGCAACCCATGACCACCACCTCCATTCAATCCACGTTATTTTTAGTCCACGTGTAACAAAACCACTGCCCGCACTGCTCCGACCCCACAAACTCACAACCCAACCGAATATGCACTCTCTCACTCGCAAATATCCGTCGCCCTCCGTCTTCTtcccagaaaagaaaaaggaaacccTACAGctcacaacacaataacacccTCTCTTCCTCCATCCCTATGAGGTAGCGTAGGAAGAGCGGTACTGTACTTCTGGTACCCATTACTCAAAGACAGATCTTGCCATGTGAGCAAAACATGGCCAATAATTCCAAAGAAGAGCCAAAAAGTGCTCCACAACCAGATCGGTGGTACAATCTAGCCCTAGGCCCTTCATTTAAAGAGCAATCCTCCAATAAGTTCTGCACTCTGCGATACGAATTTAAGCCAGCTTCGATTGACAAAACCAAGCCTGGATTATTCCACAAGAACAAAGACAATCGAGTTTCGGTTGAGTTTCAGAACAATCAATTAGGCAAATCGAAAGTCACTTTTGAAGGTAGCAGCGAGGATTATAAAGAAAACGATGCCGTTCTGTTTTTCGATGGCCAGACTTTTCGATTGGAGCGCCTTCATCGGTCTGTTAAGCAGCTCAGGCACCTAAGATTGCCTGGTGAATCCGCTGCAGCGGCTTCTGCTCAATCTATGCTGGCTGTGGAGGCTCCCGGCTTGTCTCCTCCTGTTGGGAAGGGTGCGAAGCCTGTTCAGATTGGGCGAAGTGCATTTCCTACTGTGCCTGTAAGTTtcgattgaattttatttgatggtAACCTTGATCGCCTGGAATGGCGCAAAAGGATCCATATAATCAGCCTGAACTAGATTGGGATTGAAGATTGGTTGTTGTTAAGTCTTTGTTTGTTAGTTTGCTGTCTCTGCATCCGCTGTTTTAAAAGTGATCATCCAAATCTCTTTGTTACTCCGCTTCCCTGCTGATGCTTTATATTTCTTCCTATGCTTTGTGTTTGAACAGGTTGAGGTGGAACGGATTGATGTCGGCGAGCCACATGCTTTAGGTATTTTGAATACACACACCTGTTTGGATTCAAGTGCATGTTTATCCCTGATTTCACCATGGTTTTGGCCACAAACCAAAAATTATTCGCACAATCCAGTTatggataaaataaaagtgatcagaaaaacaaactaaactTTAATTCGAGAATGTAACAAATAAATCCCGTCACAAATAGTTAAGTAATTTCTGAATCTTGTTCAGAACCTTTGTTAATTAGTTGTATTTGTTGGTCATTTAACaggatattttcttttcatctatTAGGAGGGATAAACTGTGCATTTATTCTAATTATGGTGACCTTAGTTGGATTATCTGCCCAGTTAAGATTTTTCTGGTTCAGATTCTAGTTATCATATCACAATGGCCATGCGGTGCTGTTTGCTTGTGAATTCGCACATAATTTCCTTGCATCTCTTTTGTATAAGCCAACTAGATGTTTCAATGTAACGTTATGAGGgggaaaatcattttaaatcatGCTCTTACATTGGTAGATAGGATTTCTAAATGAAGATATGGCAGGGctggatatgttttttttggggggggggaaACACTCTTAATGAACCCTCTGATTTTTCAGTATTTGAGTTAGgttttaccttcttttttttctgcatgagattttttttagaatttctagtGGAAACAATTATGCATTCCTTGTTCTTGTGAAGAACTATACTATCCTCAAGGACTCTTGATCATGGATCAAATCTGTCACTTAGATTCAGACCCTCTTATACTTCCATTTTCAATATCCACAACTTATCCAGTTAGACAACTCTGCTTAAGTTAAAAGGTTTTGTGGTCATGACACTATGTCTGTATGGCAACTTCAACAGTTCCTAACTGGTACTCCTTGATCTGCCTTTTCTGGTCTCAgtttctaatattattattttttgctttggaCCTATTTTAGCCATTTTTGTTCggttgtttttctttcctcctgatatccaagaatatttaaaattgtttgattcttggttatatgaaaaacactttctttttcattcttaCTGTTTGTCAACATCATTCAGCCATTTGAAAAGGTCACTTGCAAACGATTGCCAAGCAAAGAACAGGGATATTTCCTGAGTTCCAATGATTATTCCTATGTTATCTTCAACCATTGCTCGTCATCATGATTGATATTTAGTGTTTCAGCTTACTGTTATCTGCCACTTATTGCGTGTTATCATGAATAGTAATGCTCTCATCATATGATAGGTACAAAAGCAGCCAATGAGGGGATTACTGAGCATCCAACCCATGTACCAAATGTATCAACTTCCTCACCAAGCCCTAAGAATGATGAAGCTGAAGAACATCAAGACATAGACATCGAGGACATTTTTGGTGCTGGCTCACCTGATGATGGGAATGCAACTGAAGAAAAAGTTGATGTTGACTTTGATATGCATGCACCACAGCAAAACAACACTGATGATGAGATTGCTGATGTGGATGATAATGGCGATGAAGCAGACAAGGGTCTCAATGCTGCAGAAGCCCTTAGAGCCCAGGAGAATGCAGATGAGAGAGATGAGCAGACTTCCAGTTCTAGTAGTAGCAGTGGAAGTGGAAGCAGCGGTAGCGGGAGCGGGAGCAGCAGCAGTGACAGTGAAGGCAGTGATGAAGATTCTGTCAACTCTATTTGAAAGTTAAAGCAACTCTCAAGAAACATCTAAATACTATCAAGCGGGTACCTgcaaaattataacaaaagctaaaagagTTCACATTTTACTGTCGAAATCCAcagtaaaatttattattttaccctTGATTGATAAAATCATCCAGGGAGATcttgtgtttttgtatttttattgcaAAGTGTAATTATTTCATTGCCCTTAAAAGTAAGAAATATTAAACTTGGGTAAACGGGCTTTGACTTActttaaaacaattaagttatttcattatctttagaattaaaaaaggttGTGCCCTTGATAtagggtttttttgtcttttacatTTGCTTGTTTAGGGGTTATTCGGTGTGGTTAGGGGtaataagataatttagtaaataaataattttttttaagaaaaactaaaaacatatgAATAATATCCACCGGATTTGAATAGCGACGGCGATGTGTTATTTAGGAGTGTTATTTAGGAGTGTAGTTTTAcgtgtaattgttttttaaagtattttttattttaaaatatattaaaatattatttttttatttttaaaaatttattttttatattaatatattaaaataatttaaaatataaaaatatattaataaatttatttaaaaaaaaaaacacgagctGGCCTGTTTCCAAACGCTTTcttaggcaccgtttgggaacgcggctgcggccgtgttcccaaaaaaattgaaaattttttgtttttttttttgttaaaatttaatatggtttgtacgttttggatcgttttgatgtgctgatgtcaaaaatgatttttaaaaaatgaaaaaatatcgttgacatgcattttgacatgaaaagttatttgaaaagcatctGCAACCACAttgtcaaacacgctcttagtAAACTTTCCTTTGAGGTAGGTAGCAGTTGAAGTGTCCTGGTATGCTCCCTCTTCGTGTACACGTGTGTAATATAATTGTTACTAATTTAGCATGtggccttttattttcttctatc
This window contains:
- the LOC133697202 gene encoding ABC transporter G family member 7, with translation MVRFGGKMAGQLVSLGGNGAGQFLAAAAVALLLRLFSGPGPALMPEDESPDDEKNDAADDDSPDVGKVFPVTIRWSSITCSLSDKSSKSVRFLLNNVSGEAKPGRLLAIMGPSGSGKTTLLNVLAGQLMASPRLHLSGLLEVNGRPSSNRAYKLAYVRQEDLFFSQLTVRETLSLAAELQLPEIASVEERDEYVNNLLFKLGLASCADTNVGDAKVRGISGGEKKRLSLACELIASPSVIFSDEPTTGLDAFQAEKVMETLRQLAQDGHTVICSIHQPRGSVYGKFDDIVLLAGGALVYAGSAHDVPLTYFSKFGYLCPDHVNPAEFLADLISIDYSSAESVYSSRKRIDGLVESFSQQSSTILYATPLTRKEDSKKLSRKTGVKGKGKGSWWREFWLLLRRAWMQASRDGPTNKVRAKMSIASAIIFGSVFWRMGKSQTSIQDRMGLLQVAAINTAMAALTKTVGVFPKERAIVDRERAKGSYALGPYLLSKLIAEIPVGAAFPLMFGAVLYPMSRLHPTFSRFGKFCGIVTAESFAASAMGLTVGAMVPTTEAAMAVGPSLMTVFIVFGGYYVNADNTPIIFRWIPNVSLIRWAFQGLCINEFRGLQFDHQSSIDVETGEQALERLSFGGRHIKDTVVAQSRILLFLYCTTYLLLEKNKPSYQMLEPPCREQIQSQVQLEPVDPDEVKQLQQLDPPPPKKDESNQQLESPPVEIRPFILEGIK
- the LOC133697684 gene encoding uncharacterized protein LOC133697684, with product MANNSKEEPKSAPQPDRWYNLALGPSFKEQSSNKFCTLRYEFKPASIDKTKPGLFHKNKDNRVSVEFQNNQLGKSKVTFEGSSEDYKENDAVLFFDGQTFRLERLHRSVKQLRHLRLPGESAAAASAQSMLAVEAPGLSPPVGKGAKPVQIGRSAFPTVPVEVERIDVGEPHALGTKAANEGITEHPTHVPNVSTSSPSPKNDEAEEHQDIDIEDIFGAGSPDDGNATEEKVDVDFDMHAPQQNNTDDEIADVDDNGDEADKGLNAAEALRAQENADERDEQTSSSSSSSGSGSSGSGSGSSSSDSEGSDEDSVNSI